A DNA window from Enterobacter cloacae subsp. cloacae ATCC 13047 contains the following coding sequences:
- a CDS encoding 3-phenylpropionate MFS transporter, whose amino-acid sequence MVLHSTRWLALSYFTYFFSYGIFLPFWSVWLKGIGLTPETIGVLLGAGLVARFLGSLLIAPRVSDPSLLIKAVRILALLTLVFVACFWVSHQFAWLMVVMVGFNLFFSPLVPLTDALANTWQKQITMDYGRVRLWGSIAFVIGSALVGKLVSLYDYRAILALLSIGIASMLLGMLLRPSVMPQGESRHQESAGWPAWRSLVAQSWRFLACVCLLQGAHAAYYGFSAIYWQGAGYSASAVGYLWSLGVVAEVIIFALSKKLFRRFGARDLLLLSAVCGVARWGIMGWTTELPWLIVAQILHCGTFTVCHLAAMRYIAAREGGDVIRLQAVYSAVAMGGSIAVMTVFAGFLYQHLGHGVFWVMALVALPAMFIRPKVAARA is encoded by the coding sequence ATGGTCTTGCATTCCACGCGCTGGCTGGCGCTCAGCTATTTCACCTATTTCTTTAGTTACGGTATTTTTCTGCCTTTCTGGAGCGTCTGGCTCAAGGGAATTGGCCTTACTCCGGAAACCATCGGTGTCCTGCTGGGGGCGGGGCTGGTGGCGCGTTTCCTTGGCAGCCTGCTGATTGCACCGCGCGTCAGCGATCCCTCCTTACTCATCAAAGCGGTGCGTATTCTTGCCTTGTTAACGCTGGTCTTTGTGGCCTGCTTCTGGGTCAGCCATCAGTTTGCCTGGCTGATGGTGGTGATGGTCGGCTTTAACCTGTTCTTCTCCCCGCTGGTTCCCCTGACGGACGCCCTGGCAAACACCTGGCAAAAGCAGATCACCATGGACTACGGCCGCGTGCGCCTGTGGGGCTCCATTGCGTTTGTGATTGGCTCTGCGCTGGTGGGGAAACTGGTCAGTCTTTACGATTACCGCGCCATTCTTGCCCTGCTAAGCATCGGTATCGCCTCGATGTTGCTGGGCATGCTGCTGCGACCGTCAGTCATGCCGCAAGGCGAAAGCCGCCATCAGGAAAGCGCAGGCTGGCCCGCCTGGCGAAGCCTGGTGGCGCAAAGCTGGCGTTTTCTGGCCTGCGTCTGCCTGCTTCAGGGGGCGCACGCGGCGTATTACGGCTTCAGCGCCATTTACTGGCAGGGCGCCGGTTACTCTGCCTCTGCCGTGGGCTACCTGTGGTCGCTTGGCGTGGTGGCCGAAGTGATTATCTTTGCGCTCAGCAAGAAACTGTTTCGCCGCTTCGGCGCGCGCGACCTGCTGCTGCTCTCCGCCGTGTGTGGCGTGGCGCGGTGGGGCATTATGGGCTGGACGACCGAACTGCCCTGGCTGATCGTGGCGCAAATTCTGCACTGCGGCACCTTTACCGTCTGCCATCTGGCGGCCATGCGCTATATCGCCGCGCGTGAAGGCGGGGATGTGATTCGCTTGCAGGCGGTCTATTCTGCGGTGGCGATGGGCGGCAGCATTGCCGTGATGACGGTCTTTGCGGGCTTCCTGTATCAACATCTGGGACACGGCGTATTCTGGGTAATGGCACTGGTCGCGCTACCGGCGATGTTTATTCGCCCGAAAGTGGCCGCGCGCGCCTGA
- the suhB gene encoding inositol-1-monophosphatase: MHPMLTIAVRAARKAGNVIAKHYETPDSVETSQKGSNDFVTNVDKAAEAIIIETIRKSYPQHTIITEESGEHEGTDQDVQWVIDPLDGTTNFVKRLPHFSVSIAVRIKGRTEVAVVYDPMRNELFTATRGQGAQLNGYRLRCSNARDLDGTILATGFPFKAKQHATTYMNILGKLFTECADFRRTGSAALDLAYVATGRVDGYFELALKPWDFAAGELIAREAGALVCDFTGGHNYMSTGNIVAGNPRVVKAMLANMRDELSDALKR, encoded by the coding sequence ATGCATCCGATGCTGACCATCGCCGTGCGCGCAGCGCGCAAGGCGGGTAATGTAATTGCCAAACACTACGAAACGCCAGACTCCGTAGAAACCAGCCAGAAAGGCAGCAATGATTTCGTGACTAACGTCGATAAAGCCGCAGAAGCGATTATTATCGAAACGATCCGCAAATCTTACCCACAGCACACCATCATCACCGAAGAAAGCGGTGAACATGAAGGTACCGATCAGGATGTTCAATGGGTTATCGATCCACTGGATGGCACCACCAACTTCGTTAAACGCCTGCCACACTTCTCTGTGTCTATCGCAGTACGCATTAAAGGCCGTACTGAAGTTGCCGTTGTTTATGATCCAATGCGTAACGAACTGTTCACCGCTACCCGCGGTCAGGGCGCGCAGCTGAACGGTTACCGTCTGCGCTGCAGCAATGCACGCGATCTGGACGGCACCATTCTGGCGACCGGTTTCCCGTTCAAGGCGAAACAGCACGCAACCACCTACATGAATATCCTCGGCAAACTGTTCACCGAATGCGCGGACTTCCGTCGCACCGGCTCTGCCGCGTTGGATCTGGCCTACGTGGCGACCGGCCGCGTTGACGGTTACTTCGAACTGGCGCTGAAGCCGTGGGACTTTGCTGCGGGCGAGCTGATCGCGCGTGAAGCAGGCGCACTGGTATGCGATTTCACCGGCGGCCATAACTATATGTCTACCGGCAACATCGTTGCAGGTAACCCACGCGTTGTTAAAGCCATGCTGGCAAACATGCGTGATGAACTGAGCGATGCGCTGAAGCGTTAA
- the hscB gene encoding co-chaperone HscB, translating into MDYFTLFGLPTQYPIDLQALTIRFQDLQRQYHPDKFASGTQAEQLAAVSQSATINQAWQTLRHPLARAEYLLSLHGFDLASEQHTVRDTAFLMEQLTLREELDEIEQAKDEARLEGFITRVKGMFDTRHQQMVAQLNNETWDVAADTVRKLRFLDKLRSSAEQLEEKLLDF; encoded by the coding sequence ATGGATTACTTCACTCTCTTCGGTTTACCCACTCAATACCCGATTGATCTCCAGGCGCTGACGATCCGTTTTCAGGACCTGCAGCGTCAGTATCATCCGGACAAATTCGCCAGCGGTACTCAGGCTGAACAACTGGCTGCGGTGTCGCAATCCGCGACCATCAACCAGGCCTGGCAGACGCTGCGCCATCCGCTGGCGCGTGCAGAATATCTGCTTTCGCTCCACGGCTTTGATCTGGCGAGCGAACAACACACCGTACGCGACACGGCGTTTCTGATGGAACAGCTTACGCTTCGCGAAGAGCTGGATGAGATTGAACAGGCCAAAGACGAAGCGCGTCTGGAAGGGTTCATCACGCGCGTGAAGGGCATGTTTGATACCCGCCATCAGCAGATGGTGGCACAACTGAACAACGAGACCTGGGACGTGGCGGCAGACACTGTGCGCAAACTCCGTTTTCTCGATAAACTGCGAAGCAGTGCTGAACAACTCGAAGAAAAGCTGCTCGATTTTTAA
- a CDS encoding DUF1007 family protein, with protein MQTVKHSAMALFLAVITFTAGAHPHSFISLKTELVTDGTQLSGLKMRWTMDEITSADLLYDAGNAKPGDEIWKKLAAEVMANVLGQHYFTEFWHNGQKVKFMNRPTEYGMSRDGHQAVLTFVLPLAHPQPLSGQTYTFSTFDPTYYVDMSYAKESDVTLPTTLQKSCKLAVHTPKPSEETLNFAVSLDKEDAPPEDMELGKQFAQQVTLQCQ; from the coding sequence ATGCAAACAGTTAAACACAGCGCGATGGCGTTATTTTTGGCGGTTATCACTTTCACCGCCGGCGCGCATCCTCACAGTTTTATCAGTCTCAAAACCGAGCTGGTGACTGACGGAACCCAGTTGAGCGGCCTGAAAATGCGCTGGACGATGGATGAAATCACCTCGGCCGATCTCTTGTATGACGCGGGAAATGCAAAGCCAGGCGATGAGATTTGGAAAAAGCTGGCGGCGGAGGTCATGGCCAACGTGCTGGGACAGCACTACTTCACCGAGTTCTGGCATAACGGACAAAAGGTGAAGTTTATGAATCGCCCGACGGAGTACGGCATGTCGCGCGACGGTCATCAGGCGGTGCTGACGTTTGTTCTCCCGCTGGCGCATCCTCAGCCGCTGTCAGGACAGACGTATACCTTTTCCACCTTCGACCCCACCTATTACGTCGATATGAGCTATGCGAAGGAGAGTGACGTGACGCTACCGACTACCCTGCAAAAATCCTGCAAACTCGCTGTTCATACGCCAAAACCCAGCGAAGAGACGCTCAACTTCGCCGTCTCTCTGGATAAAGAGGATGCCCCTCCTGAAGATATGGAACTGGGTAAACAGTTTGCACAGCAGGTGACGTTACAATGTCAGTGA
- the iscR gene encoding Fe-S cluster assembly transcriptional regulator IscR produces the protein MRLTSKGRYAVTAMLDVALNSEAGPVPLADISERQGISLSYLEQLFSRLRKNGLVSSVRGPGGGYLLGKDAGSIAVGEVISAVDESVDATRCQGKGGCQGGDKCLTHALWRDLSDRLTGFLNNITLGELVNNQEVLDVSGRQHSQESQRSTRAQDAIDVKLRA, from the coding sequence ATGAGACTGACATCTAAAGGGCGTTATGCCGTAACCGCGATGCTGGACGTTGCGCTCAACTCCGAAGCGGGCCCGGTTCCGTTGGCTGATATTTCTGAACGACAAGGGATCTCCCTCTCTTATCTGGAACAGCTGTTCTCCAGACTGCGTAAAAATGGACTGGTTTCCAGCGTTCGTGGCCCAGGCGGCGGTTATCTGCTGGGTAAAGACGCGGGCAGTATTGCGGTTGGCGAAGTCATTAGTGCGGTTGACGAATCCGTTGACGCGACCCGTTGCCAGGGGAAAGGTGGCTGCCAGGGCGGCGATAAGTGCCTGACCCACGCGCTGTGGCGCGATCTGAGCGATCGCCTGACCGGCTTCCTGAACAACATCACCCTTGGTGAACTGGTGAATAACCAGGAAGTTCTGGATGTATCGGGCCGTCAGCACAGCCAGGAATCTCAACGCAGCACCCGCGCGCAGGACGCTATCGACGTTAAATTACGCGCGTAA
- the iscS gene encoding cysteine desulfurase — MKLPIYLDYSATTPVDPRVAEKMMQCLTLDGNFGNPASRSHRFGWHAEEAVDIARNQIADLVGADPREIVFTSGATESDNLAIKGAANFYQKKGKHIITSKTEHKAVLDTCRQLEREGFEVTYLAPQSNGIIDLKELEAAMRDDTILVSIMHVNNEIGVVQDIATIGEMCRARGIIYHVDATQSVGKLPIDLSQLKVDLMSFSGHKIYGPKGIGALYVRRKPRIRIEAQMHGGGHERGMRSGTLPVHQIVGMGEAYRIAKEEMETEMARLRTLRNRLWDGVKDMEEVYLNGDLEQGAPNILNVSFNYVEGESLIMALKDLAVSSGSACTSASLEPSYVLRALGMTDELAHSSIRFSLGRFTTEEEIDYTIKLVRNSIGRLRDLSPLWEMFKQGVDLNSIEWSHH, encoded by the coding sequence ATGAAATTACCGATTTATCTCGACTACTCCGCAACCACGCCGGTGGACCCGCGTGTTGCCGAGAAAATGATGCAGTGTCTGACCCTGGACGGAAACTTTGGTAACCCAGCTTCCCGTTCACACCGTTTTGGCTGGCATGCTGAAGAGGCGGTGGATATCGCCCGTAATCAGATTGCTGACCTTGTGGGTGCCGACCCGCGTGAGATTGTGTTCACCTCCGGTGCGACCGAATCCGACAACCTGGCGATCAAAGGTGCAGCCAACTTTTATCAGAAAAAAGGCAAGCACATCATCACCAGCAAAACCGAACATAAAGCTGTGCTGGACACCTGCCGTCAGCTCGAGCGTGAAGGCTTTGAAGTCACTTACCTGGCGCCACAGAGCAACGGTATTATTGACCTGAAAGAGCTCGAAGCGGCGATGCGTGATGACACCATCCTGGTTTCCATCATGCATGTAAACAACGAAATCGGCGTGGTGCAGGATATTGCGACCATCGGCGAAATGTGCCGTGCGCGCGGCATCATCTATCACGTTGATGCGACCCAGAGCGTGGGCAAACTGCCTATCGACCTGAGCCAGCTGAAAGTCGACCTGATGTCCTTCTCCGGCCACAAAATCTATGGCCCGAAAGGCATTGGCGCGCTGTATGTTCGTCGTAAACCACGTATCCGCATTGAAGCGCAGATGCACGGTGGCGGACACGAGCGCGGCATGCGTTCCGGTACGCTGCCTGTTCACCAGATTGTGGGCATGGGCGAAGCTTACCGCATTGCGAAAGAAGAGATGGAAACCGAGATGGCGCGCCTGCGCACGCTCCGTAACCGTCTGTGGGACGGCGTGAAAGATATGGAAGAAGTGTATCTGAACGGCGATCTCGAGCAGGGCGCACCCAACATCCTCAACGTGAGCTTCAACTATGTTGAAGGCGAATCGCTGATCATGGCGCTGAAAGACCTGGCGGTCTCTTCCGGTTCTGCCTGTACATCTGCAAGCCTTGAGCCATCCTACGTGCTGCGCGCGCTGGGTATGACTGACGAGCTGGCACACAGCTCTATCCGTTTCTCTTTAGGTCGTTTCACTACCGAAGAAGAGATTGACTACACCATCAAGCTGGTTCGCAACTCCATCGGCCGTCTGCGTGACCTTTCTCCACTGTGGGAAATGTTCAAGCAGGGCGTGGATCTGAACAGCATTGAATGGTCACATCACTAA
- the iscU gene encoding Fe-S cluster assembly scaffold IscU yields MAYSEKVIDHYENPRNVGSFDNSDESVGSGMVGAPACGDVMKLQIKVNNEGIIEDARFKTYGCGSAIASSSLVTEWVKGKSLDEAQAIKNTDIAEELELPPVKIHCSILAEDAIKAAIADYKSKREAK; encoded by the coding sequence ATGGCATACAGCGAAAAAGTAATCGATCATTACGAGAACCCGCGCAACGTTGGCTCTTTTGACAACAGCGACGAGAGCGTAGGTAGCGGTATGGTTGGCGCGCCAGCTTGTGGCGACGTGATGAAGTTGCAGATTAAAGTCAACAATGAAGGTATCATTGAAGACGCGCGCTTCAAGACCTACGGCTGCGGTTCCGCTATCGCCTCCAGCTCCCTGGTCACCGAGTGGGTGAAGGGCAAGTCTCTGGACGAAGCACAGGCAATCAAGAACACGGATATTGCTGAAGAACTCGAACTGCCACCGGTGAAAATTCACTGTTCTATCCTGGCAGAAGACGCGATCAAAGCCGCCATTGCGGATTACAAAAGCAAACGTGAAGCAAAATAA
- the csiE gene encoding stationary phase inducible protein CsiE produces the protein MMTTLEIPSVLSSSQRRCQVLLMLYLPDAAVTAQSIIATNGVDDAMARQDIAETRDEIQRYHRLDIVTHHDGSYRIEGSVLNQRLCLLHWLRRALRLCPHFVSQQFTPALKTALKQQGIARPLYDDTNLRALISFCSRKLQRPFDCRDVQFLQLFLQYCLIQHHLGNTPQFSPVQRNWTQSRGEYFTAQEIVRHWKRRVPQGTHSDEQLFLALLFMMLRTPDPVLDKHQQDQRLRRAIVRMIARFRAQTGMNFSDEQGLTDQLYVHLAQALDRSLFEIGIDNSLPEEIHRLYPRLLRTTKEALFELEAEFGLRFSDEEMSLVAVIFGAWLMQETDLHEKQVVLLTGEDKSCEEVIEQQLRELTLLPLNIRYLTLQAFQKEGAPREAALVITPYPTALPLFSPPLIHAVESLNAQQQEHIRAMLES, from the coding sequence ATGATGACAACGCTTGAAATTCCATCTGTGCTTTCCAGTTCGCAGCGCCGCTGCCAGGTGCTTTTGATGCTTTACCTGCCCGATGCTGCCGTCACCGCACAGAGCATAATCGCAACCAACGGCGTGGACGACGCCATGGCACGGCAAGATATAGCCGAGACGCGCGATGAAATCCAGCGCTATCACCGGCTGGACATTGTCACGCACCATGACGGCAGCTACCGGATTGAAGGCTCGGTCCTGAATCAGCGTTTATGTCTGCTGCACTGGCTGCGCAGGGCGCTCCGCCTGTGCCCACATTTTGTTTCGCAACAGTTTACCCCGGCGCTTAAAACCGCGCTTAAACAGCAGGGCATCGCGCGTCCGCTTTATGACGATACGAATCTGCGGGCGTTGATCAGCTTCTGTTCCCGAAAGCTACAGCGCCCCTTTGACTGCCGTGACGTGCAGTTTTTACAGCTCTTCTTGCAGTATTGTTTGATCCAGCATCACCTGGGCAATACGCCGCAGTTTTCCCCCGTTCAGCGCAACTGGACACAGTCGCGAGGGGAATACTTTACGGCGCAGGAAATTGTGCGTCACTGGAAACGCCGCGTGCCGCAGGGCACCCACAGCGACGAACAACTGTTCCTCGCGCTGCTGTTTATGATGCTGCGCACGCCCGATCCGGTGCTCGATAAACATCAGCAGGATCAGCGTCTGCGCCGGGCCATCGTGCGGATGATTGCCCGTTTTCGCGCCCAGACAGGAATGAACTTCAGCGATGAACAAGGGCTGACCGATCAGCTCTACGTTCATCTGGCACAGGCGCTGGACCGGTCGCTGTTTGAGATCGGCATCGACAACAGCCTGCCAGAAGAGATCCACCGCCTTTACCCCCGTCTGTTACGCACCACCAAGGAGGCGTTGTTTGAGCTGGAGGCGGAGTTTGGCCTGCGTTTTTCTGATGAAGAGATGAGTCTGGTGGCGGTGATTTTTGGCGCCTGGCTGATGCAGGAGACCGATCTGCACGAAAAACAGGTGGTGTTATTAACCGGAGAGGACAAATCCTGTGAAGAGGTGATTGAACAGCAGCTGCGCGAACTAACGTTGCTGCCGCTCAATATTCGTTATCTGACGCTGCAGGCTTTTCAGAAAGAGGGGGCTCCGCGCGAAGCGGCGCTGGTTATTACTCCTTACCCCACCGCCCTGCCCCTGTTCTCGCCGCCGCTGATCCACGCCGTGGAATCGCTAAACGCACAGCAGCAAGAACATATTCGCGCTATGCTGGAATCGTAG
- a CDS encoding nickel/cobalt transporter: MSVIASSARKPRRWLHLWPLALFLLLAVCGALWLWQAWPQVMMKSILWQRDVNQQMSGLLKAVADNPTKAGGSLLAFSFVYGVLHALGPGHGKIVITTWLATHPSKLKSSIGLTLASSLLQGCVAIGLVVVVLSLLQLPARQLHLSSFWLEKGSYALVGVLGVILCWRALKKLRVLLQKPTFKSFTPHHVHDAHCGCGHQHLPTQAQLQSGDDWRARVMIVLSMGMRPCSGAIMVLLFSKVIGVFGWGVLSALAMAAGTSLTISSLALLVHSFRQLAVKLSGNKTPVLWRQVGWTTLALAGGMILLVAAVTMWMSAVPVGRGLRPF, encoded by the coding sequence ATGTCAGTGATCGCCTCTTCCGCCCGCAAACCACGTCGCTGGCTCCATCTCTGGCCGCTGGCGCTCTTTTTATTGCTGGCCGTGTGCGGCGCGCTGTGGTTATGGCAGGCCTGGCCGCAGGTTATGATGAAAAGCATTCTCTGGCAGCGTGACGTTAACCAGCAGATGAGCGGGCTACTCAAGGCGGTGGCGGATAACCCAACAAAAGCAGGTGGTTCCCTGCTGGCATTCAGTTTTGTCTACGGGGTGCTGCATGCGCTGGGGCCGGGGCACGGCAAGATTGTGATCACTACCTGGCTTGCCACGCATCCCTCGAAGCTGAAATCGAGCATCGGTCTGACGCTGGCCTCTTCGCTTCTGCAGGGCTGCGTCGCTATCGGGCTGGTAGTGGTCGTCCTCTCGCTGTTACAGCTTCCCGCTCGTCAGCTGCACCTGAGCAGTTTCTGGCTGGAGAAGGGAAGTTATGCGCTGGTGGGCGTGCTGGGGGTGATCCTCTGCTGGCGGGCGCTGAAAAAATTGCGCGTCCTGCTGCAAAAGCCAACCTTCAAATCCTTTACGCCACATCATGTTCATGATGCCCACTGCGGCTGCGGACATCAGCATCTGCCTACGCAGGCGCAGTTGCAGAGCGGCGACGACTGGCGTGCGCGGGTGATGATTGTTCTTTCAATGGGGATGCGACCATGTTCAGGCGCGATCATGGTGCTGCTGTTCAGCAAAGTGATTGGCGTATTCGGCTGGGGCGTGCTCTCTGCGCTGGCTATGGCGGCAGGAACGTCCCTGACCATTTCGTCACTGGCATTACTGGTTCACAGCTTCCGTCAACTGGCGGTAAAACTCAGCGGCAATAAAACGCCGGTGCTGTGGCGACAGGTAGGCTGGACGACGCTCGCGCTGGCGGGCGGGATGATTCTGCTGGTAGCGGCGGTGACGATGTGGATGAGTGCGGTGCCGGTGGGAAGGGGATTGCGACCGTTTTAG
- the trmJ gene encoding tRNA (cytosine(32)/uridine(32)-2'-O)-methyltransferase TrmJ — protein sequence MLQNIRIVLVETSHTGNMGSVARAMKTMGLTNLWLVNPLVKPDSQAIALAAGASDVIGNAQIVDTLDEALAGCSLVVGTSARSRTLPWPMLDPRECGLKSVSEAEQAPVALVFGRERVGLTNDELQKCHYHVAIAANPEYSSLNLAMAVQVIAYEVRMAWLATQEKVAEPKEETAYPLVDDLERFYGHLEQTLLSTGFIREGHPGQVMNKLRRLFTRARPESQELNILRGILASIEQKNKE from the coding sequence ATGCTGCAAAACATTCGAATCGTGCTGGTCGAAACATCGCATACCGGCAATATGGGCTCCGTTGCCCGCGCTATGAAAACCATGGGCTTAACGAATCTGTGGCTGGTTAATCCGCTGGTGAAACCGGACTCTCAGGCCATCGCACTGGCCGCCGGTGCCAGCGACGTGATTGGCAACGCGCAAATTGTTGATACCCTGGACGAAGCGCTGGCGGGTTGCAGTCTGGTCGTCGGTACCAGCGCGCGTTCCCGTACGCTGCCGTGGCCAATGCTGGACCCGCGCGAATGCGGCCTGAAAAGTGTCTCAGAAGCGGAACAGGCGCCTGTGGCGCTGGTGTTTGGGCGTGAGCGCGTCGGCCTGACCAATGACGAACTGCAGAAGTGCCATTACCACGTCGCGATTGCGGCGAACCCGGAATACAGCTCGCTGAACCTGGCGATGGCGGTACAGGTCATTGCCTACGAAGTGCGGATGGCCTGGCTGGCGACCCAGGAGAAAGTGGCAGAACCGAAAGAAGAGACCGCCTATCCGCTGGTGGACGATCTGGAGCGCTTCTATGGTCACCTGGAGCAGACGCTGCTCTCTACCGGTTTTATCCGCGAAGGCCATCCGGGGCAGGTGATGAATAAGCTGCGTCGCCTGTTCACCCGTGCGCGCCCGGAAAGCCAGGAGCTGAACATCCTGCGTGGGATTCTGGCGTCGATTGAGCAGAAGAATAAAGAGTAG
- the glyA gene encoding serine hydroxymethyltransferase — MLKREMNIADYDAELWQAMEQEKVRQEEHIELIASENYTSPRVMQAQGSQLTNKYAEGYPGKRYYGGCEYVDIVEQLAIDRAKELFGADYANVQPHSGSQANFAVYTALLQPGDTVLGMNLAQGGHLTHGSPVNFSGKLYNIIPYGIDESGKIDYEDMAKQAKEHKPKMIIGGFSAYSGIVDWAKMREIADSIGAYLFVDMAHVAGLIAAGVYPNPVPHAHVVTTTTHKTLAGPRGGLILAKGGDEELYKKLNSAVFPSAQGGPLMHVIAAKAVALKEAMEPEFKVYQQQVAKNAKAMVEVFLNRGYKVVSGGTENHLFLLDLVDKNLTGKEADAALGRANITVNKNSVPNDPKSPFVTSGIRIGSPAVTRRGFKEAEVKELAGWMCDVLDNINDEAVIERVKAKVLDICARFPVYA, encoded by the coding sequence ATGTTAAAGCGTGAAATGAACATTGCCGATTATGATGCCGAACTGTGGCAGGCTATGGAGCAGGAAAAAGTACGTCAGGAAGAGCACATCGAACTGATCGCCTCCGAGAACTACACCAGCCCGCGCGTCATGCAGGCGCAGGGTTCTCAGCTGACCAACAAATATGCTGAAGGTTATCCGGGCAAGCGCTACTATGGCGGTTGCGAGTACGTTGATATCGTTGAGCAACTGGCGATTGACCGTGCGAAAGAACTCTTTGGCGCTGACTACGCTAACGTCCAGCCGCACTCCGGCTCTCAGGCAAACTTCGCGGTCTACACCGCGCTGCTGCAGCCGGGCGATACCGTTCTGGGTATGAACCTGGCGCAGGGCGGTCACCTGACTCACGGCTCCCCGGTAAACTTCTCTGGCAAACTGTACAACATCATCCCTTACGGTATTGATGAGTCAGGCAAAATTGACTACGAAGACATGGCGAAGCAGGCTAAAGAGCACAAGCCGAAGATGATCATCGGTGGTTTCTCTGCTTACTCCGGTATTGTTGACTGGGCAAAAATGCGTGAAATCGCAGACAGCATCGGTGCTTACCTGTTCGTGGATATGGCGCACGTTGCCGGTCTTATCGCCGCGGGCGTTTACCCGAACCCGGTTCCTCATGCTCACGTTGTGACCACCACCACGCACAAAACCCTGGCGGGTCCACGCGGTGGCCTGATCCTGGCGAAAGGCGGCGATGAAGAGCTGTACAAAAAACTGAACTCCGCTGTGTTCCCAAGCGCACAGGGCGGCCCGCTGATGCACGTGATCGCGGCAAAAGCCGTCGCGCTGAAAGAAGCGATGGAGCCAGAGTTCAAAGTCTATCAGCAGCAGGTTGCCAAAAACGCCAAAGCGATGGTGGAAGTGTTCCTGAACCGTGGTTACAAAGTGGTGTCCGGCGGTACTGAAAACCACCTGTTCCTGCTGGATCTGGTTGATAAGAACCTGACCGGTAAAGAAGCTGACGCCGCCCTGGGCCGCGCCAACATCACCGTGAACAAAAACAGCGTACCAAACGATCCGAAGAGTCCGTTCGTGACCTCCGGTATCCGTATCGGTTCTCCGGCTGTTACTCGCCGCGGTTTCAAAGAAGCGGAAGTGAAAGAGCTGGCTGGCTGGATGTGTGACGTTCTGGACAACATCAATGACGAAGCGGTTATTGAGCGCGTAAAAGCGAAAGTTCTGGATATCTGCGCGCGCTTCCCGGTATACGCATAA
- the iscA gene encoding iron-sulfur cluster assembly protein IscA, with amino-acid sequence MSITLSDSAAARVSSFLANRGKGFGLRLGVRTSGCSGMAYVLEFVDEPASDDTVFEDKGVKVVVDGKSLQFLNGTQLDFVKEGLNEGFKFTNPNVKDECGCGESFHV; translated from the coding sequence ATGTCGATTACCCTTAGCGACAGCGCTGCCGCGCGAGTAAGCTCTTTTCTGGCGAACCGTGGTAAAGGCTTTGGCCTGCGACTGGGCGTACGTACCTCCGGCTGTTCTGGTATGGCTTACGTACTGGAGTTTGTTGACGAACCAGCGTCCGATGACACTGTGTTTGAAGACAAGGGCGTGAAGGTGGTGGTCGATGGCAAAAGCCTGCAATTCCTCAACGGCACTCAGCTGGACTTTGTAAAAGAAGGCCTGAACGAAGGGTTCAAATTCACGAACCCGAACGTCAAAGACGAGTGTGGTTGCGGCGAAAGCTTCCACGTTTAA
- a CDS encoding DoxX family protein — protein MNSLRYFDFGQSRHLLLLIARIALVVLFIIFGYPKLTGFNGTVQYMTSLGAPMPMLAAIIAVVMEVPAAILIVLGFFTRPLAVLFVFYTLGTAVIGHHYWDMTGDAVVPNMINFYKNVSIAGAFILLAIVGPGAISLDRR, from the coding sequence ATGAACTCACTTCGCTATTTCGATTTCGGTCAGTCACGCCACCTGTTGTTGTTGATTGCCCGTATCGCGCTTGTCGTACTCTTTATTATCTTCGGCTATCCAAAACTGACGGGGTTTAACGGCACCGTACAATATATGACGTCGCTTGGCGCGCCAATGCCCATGCTGGCGGCCATTATCGCCGTGGTGATGGAAGTCCCTGCCGCCATCCTGATCGTGCTGGGCTTTTTCACCCGACCTCTCGCCGTATTGTTTGTGTTCTACACGCTGGGCACGGCAGTTATTGGTCACCATTACTGGGACATGACCGGGGATGCGGTTGTGCCGAATATGATTAATTTCTACAAGAACGTCAGTATTGCTGGCGCATTTATCCTGCTGGCGATTGTGGGACCGGGAGCAATATCCCTCGACCGACGTTAA